One segment of Halomonas sp. TD01 DNA contains the following:
- the nfsA gene encoding oxygen-insensitive NADPH nitroreductase, with translation MNDVIKLLQSHRSIRKFTDQEIPRGLLLEFIKAGQAAATSSHVQAYTIINVKNSANREKIAEYAGGQGYVASSAVFLVFCADMKRPTEASERTGANVERGMTEQLLVATVDTALMAQNVAVAAESEGLGICYIGGIRNNPQAVSELLHLPDHVYPVFGMCLGYPAHDPEVKPRLSVEAILKEDTYREDTDHVEAFDSTMQAYYQTRSTGNKTTDWSHNLTPLFDSKLRPHMRDFLVKRGFEMK, from the coding sequence ATGAATGATGTTATCAAACTGCTTCAATCCCACCGTTCTATACGCAAGTTTACCGATCAGGAAATTCCGCGTGGGCTGCTGTTAGAGTTCATCAAAGCGGGCCAAGCCGCAGCGACATCGAGCCATGTGCAGGCCTACACTATTATTAATGTCAAAAACTCAGCTAACCGCGAAAAAATTGCTGAATACGCCGGTGGCCAGGGGTATGTCGCAAGTAGTGCGGTATTTTTAGTTTTTTGTGCGGACATGAAGCGCCCCACAGAGGCTTCCGAGCGGACAGGCGCCAACGTTGAACGAGGCATGACCGAACAGCTGTTGGTCGCCACCGTTGATACTGCCCTGATGGCACAAAACGTTGCAGTGGCCGCCGAATCTGAAGGGCTTGGGATTTGTTATATCGGTGGTATCCGCAACAATCCTCAAGCGGTCAGCGAACTTTTGCACTTGCCCGACCATGTTTATCCGGTGTTTGGTATGTGCCTTGGCTATCCGGCTCATGATCCTGAGGTTAAACCGCGCTTATCGGTGGAGGCTATTCTCAAGGAAGATACTTACCGTGAAGATACTGATCACGTCGAGGCTTTTGACAGCACTATGCAGGCGTACTACCAAACACGCAGTACTGGCAACAAAACGACTGACTGGTCACATAACCTGACGCCGCTCTTCGATTCAAAACTGCGTCCTCACATGCGTGACTTTTTAGTTAAGCGTGGCTTTGAAATGAAGTAA
- a CDS encoding class I SAM-dependent methyltransferase, with protein MSNAPHTPPGQEWNASHYAEHANFVPTLGSDVMKLLAPQPGQRILDLGCGDGALTERIIQLGADVLGVDASAEMVAAAQQRGVTARVIDGHQLPFDQEFDAVFSNAALHWMLDPQTVLAGVKRALKPGGRFVAEFGGHGNVAAICTALIASLQFRGISSRGRHPWYFPTPEEYTNLLQTAGFHVDSIELIPRPTPLPTGIAGWLETFASPFLHGLDEDLQVAIIDNTINLLSHSLSDGQGNWTADYVRLRVSAHL; from the coding sequence ATGTCTAACGCCCCTCACACTCCGCCAGGGCAGGAATGGAATGCCAGCCACTATGCGGAACACGCGAATTTCGTTCCCACGTTGGGAAGCGATGTAATGAAGCTTTTAGCGCCACAGCCTGGCCAGCGTATATTGGATCTTGGATGTGGTGATGGTGCACTCACCGAACGCATCATTCAATTAGGTGCCGATGTGCTGGGTGTCGATGCTTCCGCTGAGATGGTCGCCGCCGCCCAACAGCGCGGGGTAACTGCTAGGGTTATTGATGGGCATCAGTTGCCCTTTGACCAAGAGTTCGATGCCGTCTTCAGCAACGCGGCGTTGCACTGGATGCTGGATCCACAAACGGTACTGGCCGGCGTAAAACGCGCGCTAAAACCCGGTGGGCGTTTTGTTGCAGAGTTTGGTGGACATGGCAACGTAGCTGCCATTTGTACAGCGCTTATTGCCTCGCTGCAGTTTCGTGGCATTAGCTCACGAGGTCGTCATCCTTGGTACTTCCCCACCCCGGAAGAGTACACAAACTTGCTTCAAACAGCGGGCTTTCATGTCGATTCTATCGAGTTAATACCTCGACCCACACCGCTACCCACCGGTATCGCTGGCTGGCTCGAAACCTTTGCAAGCCCGTTTTTGCACGGGTTAGATGAAGACCTGCAAGTAGCCATTATTGATAATACGATTAACCTGCTCTCCCACAGCCTAAGTGATGGACAAGGGAACTGGACAGCCGACTATGTCAGACTGCGAGTCTCTGCCCACCTGTAA
- a CDS encoding PEP-CTERM/exosortase system-associated acyltransferase produces the protein MLAEKTTQGREFDDKSNHKEMIDKFIDEYHFFIANTHDQKQRAFRLRHDVFLKEFHYEMREDEARLYESDEYDDYSVHCLIEHKRSGILAGCVRLVMPLSGNASPPDHLPVQNKGELLLNHPTLTPFKLPTLETCEVSRLAISKNFRTRKSHTPEEAAGEEIVLFSQDEAKTFSLVALGLFLCTYSIVGLTNRRHVFAMMEPRLPRLLAISGFKFTKVSEPIVYHGTRHAYYIDYHVAKKEMSERLIPLYEHIVTTLKPQIAHTFIY, from the coding sequence ATGCTAGCTGAGAAAACCACCCAAGGGAGAGAGTTTGACGATAAAAGTAATCATAAGGAGATGATTGATAAATTTATCGATGAATATCATTTTTTTATTGCTAACACCCATGACCAAAAGCAACGCGCCTTTCGACTGCGACATGATGTTTTTTTAAAAGAATTCCACTACGAAATGCGTGAAGATGAGGCACGTTTATACGAGTCCGATGAGTACGACGATTACTCAGTTCATTGCCTTATAGAGCACAAACGTAGCGGCATTCTTGCAGGCTGCGTTCGATTAGTCATGCCCTTAAGCGGCAACGCTAGCCCACCCGATCATTTACCTGTTCAAAACAAAGGGGAGCTGTTACTTAACCATCCCACATTAACGCCGTTTAAGCTACCGACGCTAGAGACGTGTGAAGTATCGAGATTAGCTATTTCTAAAAACTTCAGAACGCGAAAATCCCACACTCCAGAAGAAGCAGCGGGTGAAGAAATCGTTTTATTTTCGCAAGATGAGGCAAAGACATTTTCACTCGTCGCATTGGGACTTTTTTTATGCACCTACTCTATTGTTGGCTTAACTAACCGCCGTCACGTTTTTGCAATGATGGAGCCTCGCCTTCCCCGCTTATTAGCGATATCAGGTTTTAAGTTTACCAAAGTGAGCGAACCGATTGTGTATCACGGCACTCGACATGCTTATTACATTGACTATCATGTGGCGAAAAAAGAGATGAGCGAGCGCCTGATCCCGTTATACGAACATATCGTAACAACATTAAAGCCTCAGATCGCTCACACATTTATCTATTAA